The Acidiferrobacterales bacterium genome has a segment encoding these proteins:
- the dxs gene encoding 1-deoxy-D-xylulose-5-phosphate synthase: MDTTQKEDSGPDSQINMSRYDLLRSIESPADLRKLPSDRLVDVADQLREYLIEVTSKTGGHLAPGLGAVELTVVLHYLYDTPHDRLVWDIGHQAYPHKILTGRREQMHTIRQHDGISGFLKRDESEYDCFGAGHSSTSISAAFGMAKAAQAKGEDRNVVAVIGDGAMTAGLAYEALNNAGTSDTNLLVILNDNEMSISPNVGAVSNYLARVLSGKTFMTVREGSMAVLSTVPPVKELSSRVETHTKGMFLPSSLFEELGFYYVGPIDGHDIRILQRTIRNMQRIKGPRFLHIVTQKGKGFDPAEADPLVYHGVVPFNLATGKIEKKSSGGAVSYTQVFSKWLCDMAEKDERLVGITPAMREGSGLVEFEKRFPDRYFDVGIAEQHSVTFAAGLSCEGMKPVVAIYSTFLQRAYDQLIHDVCVQNLDVTFALDRAGYVGGDGATHAGAYDFAYMRCIPNMVVMAPCDERECRNMLYTAYLHEGPSSVRYPRGAGVGVEQEEEMTQLEIGKAVVVREGHGTAILSFGSMLIHAMQAAEELDATVVNMRFVKPIDEEIVLRMSESHDLIVTTEEHVVLGGAGSAVNEVLAKYGILTRTVNLGMPDEHVDHGVPKLVFAEHGMDADAIIRQVEAIRGQDIKEYARK, encoded by the coding sequence ATGGATACGACACAGAAAGAAGATTCTGGTCCAGACAGCCAGATCAACATGAGCCGGTATGATCTGCTCAGGAGCATCGAATCACCGGCGGACCTCAGAAAGTTACCATCGGACAGGCTGGTCGATGTAGCGGACCAATTGCGGGAGTATCTGATTGAGGTGACATCCAAGACCGGGGGGCATCTCGCACCGGGTCTGGGCGCTGTCGAGCTGACTGTCGTTCTGCATTACCTGTATGACACACCCCATGACAGGTTGGTCTGGGATATCGGACACCAGGCCTATCCACACAAGATTCTGACAGGACGTCGCGAGCAGATGCATACGATTCGACAACACGACGGAATCAGCGGATTTCTCAAACGTGACGAAAGCGAATATGACTGTTTTGGCGCAGGCCACTCAAGCACGTCCATATCAGCAGCATTCGGGATGGCGAAAGCGGCTCAGGCCAAGGGAGAGGACCGCAATGTCGTAGCCGTTATCGGTGATGGCGCCATGACCGCAGGACTCGCCTACGAGGCCTTGAACAACGCGGGCACGTCGGACACCAATCTGCTTGTGATTCTCAATGACAATGAGATGTCCATCTCACCGAACGTCGGTGCGGTTTCCAACTACCTCGCGCGCGTGCTGTCCGGCAAGACATTCATGACCGTCCGCGAGGGCAGTATGGCCGTATTGAGTACGGTGCCACCGGTCAAGGAGCTGTCCAGTCGGGTCGAGACGCATACCAAGGGCATGTTTCTCCCCAGCTCACTGTTTGAGGAACTCGGGTTTTACTACGTCGGACCGATTGACGGGCACGACATCAGGATACTCCAGCGAACGATCAGGAATATGCAACGCATCAAGGGACCGAGGTTTTTGCATATCGTTACGCAAAAAGGCAAGGGATTTGATCCCGCGGAGGCAGACCCCCTGGTCTATCACGGTGTGGTACCTTTTAATCTGGCAACTGGAAAGATTGAAAAGAAATCCAGTGGCGGAGCGGTTTCCTATACCCAGGTGTTCAGCAAGTGGCTGTGCGACATGGCGGAGAAGGACGAAAGGCTGGTGGGTATAACACCTGCCATGCGGGAAGGTTCGGGTCTGGTGGAATTTGAGAAACGATTCCCGGACCGCTATTTCGATGTGGGCATAGCGGAACAGCATTCGGTGACCTTCGCGGCGGGACTGTCCTGTGAAGGCATGAAGCCGGTGGTGGCAATCTATTCGACATTTCTCCAACGTGCCTACGATCAGCTGATCCATGATGTCTGCGTGCAGAATTTGGACGTTACATTCGCACTCGATCGGGCGGGTTATGTCGGCGGCGACGGTGCCACCCATGCCGGTGCATACGATTTCGCGTATATGCGATGCATTCCAAACATGGTCGTCATGGCGCCATGTGATGAGCGCGAATGCCGCAATATGCTGTACACGGCATACCTGCATGAAGGACCCAGTTCCGTACGCTATCCCAGAGGTGCCGGCGTCGGCGTTGAGCAGGAAGAGGAAATGACGCAACTCGAGATCGGCAAGGCGGTGGTGGTGCGTGAAGGCCATGGTACGGCAATCCTGTCATTCGGCAGCATGCTGATTCATGCCATGCAGGCTGCTGAGGAACTGGATGCGACGGTGGTCAACATGAGATTTGTGAAACCGATCGACGAAGAAATTGTGTTGCGTATGTCAGAGTCTCATGATTTAATCGTAACTACTGAGGAGCACGTTGTTCTGGGTGGAGCAGGCTCCGCGGTGAATGAGGTGCTGGCCAAGTATGGCATTCTCACAAGAACAGTCAATTTAGGAATGCCTGACGAGCATGTCGATCACGGTGTGCCCAAGTTGGTTTTTGCTGAGCACGGAATGGACGCCGATGCAATCATTCGACAGGTTGAGGCGATCAGGGGTCAGGATATCAAGGAGTATGCCAGAAAATGA
- the folE2 gene encoding GTP cyclohydrolase FolE2, translating into MNLPEIIPVPTELEGKPIPDIQSKADTRQLAIDQVGIRAIRHPVKVRDRSHGEQYTIATFNMYVGLPHNFKGTHMSRFIEVLNDHDNVISIQSFRDIVKQVADKLDSETSRIEMTFPYFLEKAAPVTAVKSLVDYEATLYGDLNKDEVNITTSVVVPVTSLCPCSKEISDYGAHNQRSHVTITVRTDGFVWLEELIELAEDNASSQLYGLLKRPDEKFVTEQAYDNPKFVEDMVRDIAGKLIEDDRVVAYTVESENFESIHNHSAYARISGVKQSQNGKLSIVE; encoded by the coding sequence ATGAATTTACCCGAAATTATTCCAGTTCCGACAGAACTTGAGGGGAAGCCAATCCCCGATATTCAGTCGAAGGCAGATACGCGGCAACTGGCAATCGATCAGGTCGGAATCAGGGCGATTCGCCATCCGGTCAAGGTGCGCGATCGCAGTCACGGAGAGCAATACACCATTGCGACATTCAACATGTACGTCGGTCTCCCGCACAATTTCAAGGGGACTCACATGTCGCGATTTATCGAAGTGCTCAATGATCACGACAACGTAATCTCGATCCAGTCATTTCGGGACATCGTAAAGCAGGTGGCCGACAAGCTGGATTCGGAAACCAGCCGGATTGAAATGACATTTCCGTATTTCCTGGAAAAGGCGGCACCGGTGACGGCTGTGAAGAGTCTTGTTGACTATGAGGCCACGCTATACGGCGATCTCAACAAGGATGAGGTGAACATCACGACAAGCGTTGTGGTGCCTGTTACCAGCCTGTGCCCGTGTTCGAAGGAGATTTCCGACTACGGAGCGCACAACCAACGCTCACATGTCACAATCACAGTTCGTACCGATGGCTTTGTCTGGCTTGAGGAATTGATTGAATTGGCGGAAGACAACGCAAGTTCCCAGCTATACGGCTTGCTGAAACGTCCGGATGAGAAATTTGTTACAGAACAGGCATATGACAATCCCAAGTTTGTCGAGGACATGGTACGTGACATCGCCGGTAAGCTGATCGAGGATGACAGGGTCGTTGCCTATACCGTTGAGTCAGAGAATTTTGAATCCATTCACAATCACTCAGCCTATGCGAGAATCTCCGGAGTAAAACAATCTCAAAACGGCAAACTCAGCATCGTTGAGTGA
- a CDS encoding DUF6231 family protein produces the protein MSSQVEQILLQRLKSDPPESVLIVAPKLSRVLAEFASQSENLQVTHVAFESLEKSTRELERYDFAAVVESTFLQLDGHAAQQLVARLRDLHAKLLWVAVSDGPDTAFSSKDAMAQGMRMVDPTQFGNKDTKWFEFSLKFYKPVPKWLNARDWANPDRWDKDRW, from the coding sequence GTGAGTTCGCAGGTTGAACAGATTCTATTGCAGCGGCTCAAGTCGGATCCACCGGAATCGGTTCTGATCGTTGCCCCGAAGTTATCCCGGGTTCTGGCGGAATTTGCAAGTCAATCTGAAAATTTGCAAGTGACCCATGTCGCGTTCGAGAGTCTCGAAAAATCAACTCGCGAGCTTGAACGATACGACTTTGCGGCAGTAGTGGAATCAACATTTTTGCAACTTGACGGTCATGCCGCGCAACAACTGGTGGCCAGGTTGCGCGATCTGCACGCAAAGTTGCTGTGGGTGGCTGTTTCTGATGGTCCGGACACTGCATTCTCTTCTAAAGACGCGATGGCACAAGGCATGCGGATGGTTGACCCGACTCAATTCGGAAACAAGGACACCAAGTGGTTCGAGTTCAGTCTCAAATTCTATAAGCCGGTACCCAAGTGGTTGAACGCAAGGGACTGGGCGAATCCCGACCGATGGGACAAGGATCGCTGGTAG
- a CDS encoding proline--tRNA ligase produces MGQGSLVDDNAQDHTMKTSNYLLATVRQVPADVEIVSHRLMLRAGMIRQLAAGIYNWLPTGLRVLKKVENIVREEMNRAGAQEVLMPSVQPAEIWRESERWDFFGPELLRFTDRHDRDFCLGPTHEEVITTLINNEVRSYRQLPANFYQMQWKFRDEIRPRFGVMRCREFLMKDAYSFDVDKKGMEQSYRVMYDAYRRVFDRLGLDYVAVEADSGAIGGSVSHEFHVLADSGEDGIGVNTEAGFASNIELIPLPPSDAARNPPTRPIQSIETPGVSTIEQLCDSLDITADSTLKTLLVQGEKQPVALVVRGDHELNMLKAENIAGVTVPVQFLTPQQVGEAVNAEVGSIGPVNLTSKSDGSDIRVVADYSVQPMSDFVCGANLSGQHHVGVNWERDVSDVEFADLRKAVEGDPCPGTSAQTLTVKRGIEVGHVFQLGTKYSEAFDATCLDADGRNSIMWMGCYGIGVSRIVAAAIEQNHDEAGIIWPEPIAPFAVCIVPINYHQSDSVARLSDQIQDQLTGAGVEVLLDDRDDRAGVKFNDMDLLGIPHRLVVSDRNAANGEIEYKHRTDEQATNLPIDGLTTDILNRIKSG; encoded by the coding sequence ATGGGACAAGGATCGCTGGTAGACGACAATGCACAGGACCACACCATGAAAACATCAAATTATCTGTTAGCGACTGTTCGACAGGTCCCCGCCGATGTTGAGATTGTCAGCCATCGGCTCATGCTGAGAGCCGGGATGATCCGCCAGCTGGCCGCCGGGATTTACAACTGGCTGCCCACCGGACTGCGGGTGTTGAAGAAAGTGGAGAACATTGTCCGCGAAGAAATGAACCGGGCCGGTGCGCAGGAAGTATTGATGCCTTCCGTACAACCGGCAGAAATCTGGCGCGAATCCGAACGCTGGGACTTCTTCGGACCCGAGTTGCTGCGCTTCACGGACAGACATGATCGAGATTTCTGTCTAGGCCCCACACACGAGGAAGTGATCACAACGCTGATCAACAATGAGGTTCGCAGTTATCGTCAGCTTCCAGCAAACTTCTACCAGATGCAATGGAAATTCCGAGACGAGATCCGTCCGCGATTCGGAGTGATGCGTTGCAGGGAATTCCTGATGAAAGATGCCTATTCGTTCGATGTGGACAAAAAAGGCATGGAACAGTCGTATCGTGTGATGTACGACGCGTACCGCCGGGTTTTTGACCGTCTCGGACTGGACTATGTCGCGGTTGAGGCTGACTCCGGTGCCATTGGCGGAAGTGTGTCTCATGAGTTTCATGTCCTGGCCGATTCAGGTGAGGACGGAATCGGTGTCAACACCGAAGCCGGGTTTGCATCGAATATCGAATTGATTCCCCTGCCTCCTTCAGACGCAGCGAGAAATCCACCGACCCGGCCAATTCAGTCCATTGAGACTCCTGGTGTGAGCACAATTGAGCAATTGTGCGACAGTCTGGACATAACCGCTGATTCAACGCTCAAGACTCTACTTGTGCAAGGTGAGAAACAACCCGTTGCACTGGTTGTCAGAGGCGATCATGAACTGAACATGCTCAAAGCTGAGAACATAGCGGGTGTGACAGTCCCGGTTCAATTCCTGACACCGCAGCAGGTCGGCGAAGCGGTCAACGCGGAAGTCGGCTCGATCGGTCCGGTCAATCTCACTTCGAAGTCCGATGGTTCGGACATTCGGGTTGTTGCCGACTATTCGGTCCAGCCGATGTCCGATTTTGTCTGTGGCGCGAACTTAAGCGGACAGCATCATGTCGGCGTCAACTGGGAACGGGATGTGTCCGATGTGGAATTCGCTGACTTGAGAAAGGCAGTGGAGGGTGACCCATGCCCGGGAACATCTGCGCAGACTCTCACCGTCAAGCGCGGGATAGAAGTCGGTCATGTCTTCCAGCTGGGTACGAAGTACAGCGAGGCCTTTGATGCCACCTGCCTGGATGCTGATGGCCGCAATTCGATCATGTGGATGGGGTGCTACGGAATCGGTGTATCGCGTATCGTAGCTGCGGCAATCGAGCAGAATCACGATGAGGCCGGCATCATCTGGCCTGAACCGATTGCTCCGTTTGCAGTCTGTATCGTCCCGATCAATTATCACCAGTCCGACAGTGTCGCGAGGTTGTCGGACCAGATTCAGGATCAGCTGACTGGTGCGGGTGTGGAAGTGTTGCTTGACGACCGTGATGACCGCGCAGGTGTGAAGTTCAATGATATGGATCTGCTCGGCATTCCGCATCGACTGGTCGTTTCAGACCGCAATGCCGCAAATGGTGAAATCGAGTACAAGCACCGTACCGACGAACAGGCAACCAATCTCCCCATCGACGGTCTGACGACCGACATTCTCAACCGGATAAAATCGGGCTGA
- a CDS encoding acylphosphatase produces the protein MIETRKLVVSGLVQGVWFRKFVQDVAIHHGINGWVRNAEDGTVEVLAQGSPENLEKLELELWRGTLRSDVRSVRWEPSQEPVCERFSVR, from the coding sequence ATGATCGAAACCAGAAAGTTGGTCGTCTCGGGTCTGGTTCAGGGAGTCTGGTTTCGAAAGTTCGTACAGGATGTCGCCATTCATCATGGAATCAATGGCTGGGTACGAAATGCGGAAGATGGGACCGTTGAGGTCTTGGCCCAGGGGAGTCCGGAAAACTTGGAAAAGCTCGAATTGGAACTGTGGCGGGGAACCCTTCGATCGGATGTCCGATCGGTGCGTTGGGAACCTTCCCAGGAACCGGTGTGCGAGCGTTTTTCTGTTCGCTAG
- a CDS encoding transglycosylase SLT domain-containing protein — protein MRNNSLITFIRCICVLVLALTVSATSAASSGLDLAQQRKAYLEAARHLDQGRISKWLKIRPDLKSYPLFPYLRLKEIRATQSQFSNKEISQIVSELQIPIPSSFANWWLKRLRHHGDWELVIRHYADSSNTKTRCLAAHAMIQLKKQDSSNPASASLEQAMHKLWLVNRSQPEQCDIVFKYGFDTGIIDDRLIFERMLLTKLRNDGRLTDYLAGLLKSKQYQRWGKHLNAVHRHPEKNIRKNFSKWSESKQGHGVINHGMVRVARADVGDAAKLWQELRKIDSAAIKTMSQIERTIALRLAWAQHQDSFDWLRNLPADVHDRESLRLMATSALATESWKQVMQTVDLMPIKEASRSQWRYWKARALYETGDEELANPIWLDLSSEYSYYGFLAADQLGLPYSIHQPVPSIHLNHSADVAMLEPAILRIREWLVMNKPYSARRELKRLKAARRDDADFWYHTAIQFHLWGWHDGAIQSSYRTDRARLQMNVTHPSPYAHIVRRESLRHGIPEPWIYSIMRQESNFIRDIRSGRGATGLMQLMHSTARMTANKSGLKKPSVGDLQRAEVNIRLGVAYFKQLLDQADYKTIQAIAGYNAGPRRAKKWQNSFRASDPAIWVETIVFDETRNYVKNILVNFVVYEQIHNSQSARVRDYLQLPDIQHASSSE, from the coding sequence ATGCGGAATAACTCACTGATCACCTTCATCCGATGCATCTGCGTCCTGGTGTTGGCGCTGACTGTGTCAGCGACGTCCGCCGCCAGTTCCGGATTGGACCTGGCTCAACAGCGAAAAGCTTATCTCGAAGCTGCCCGGCACCTGGATCAGGGCAGAATTTCCAAATGGCTGAAGATCAGGCCAGACCTGAAGTCCTACCCATTGTTCCCGTATCTTCGACTGAAGGAAATACGGGCGACACAATCCCAGTTCAGCAACAAGGAGATCTCACAGATCGTTTCTGAATTGCAGATCCCGATTCCTTCCAGTTTCGCCAACTGGTGGCTTAAGCGGCTCCGGCATCACGGAGACTGGGAACTTGTTATCAGACATTACGCTGACTCAAGCAACACCAAGACGCGGTGCTTGGCCGCCCACGCGATGATCCAACTGAAAAAACAGGATTCGTCGAATCCGGCCAGCGCATCGCTGGAACAGGCCATGCATAAACTATGGCTGGTCAACCGTTCGCAACCCGAACAGTGCGATATCGTCTTCAAATATGGATTCGATACCGGTATTATCGACGACCGGCTGATTTTTGAAAGAATGCTGCTCACCAAGTTACGCAACGACGGTCGTCTGACGGACTACCTCGCCGGATTGCTGAAGTCCAAACAGTACCAGCGCTGGGGAAAACATCTGAACGCAGTGCATAGACACCCCGAAAAGAACATCAGGAAGAATTTTTCCAAGTGGAGTGAATCGAAGCAGGGTCACGGGGTAATCAATCACGGAATGGTTCGGGTCGCCAGGGCTGATGTAGGTGATGCCGCCAAATTATGGCAGGAACTTCGCAAGATCGATTCAGCAGCGATCAAGACAATGTCACAGATTGAAAGGACAATCGCACTCAGGCTGGCTTGGGCGCAACATCAGGACAGCTTCGACTGGCTTCGGAATCTGCCCGCTGATGTGCACGACCGCGAGTCGTTGCGACTGATGGCCACGAGTGCCCTTGCAACAGAAAGTTGGAAGCAGGTCATGCAGACCGTTGATCTGATGCCCATCAAAGAGGCGAGTCGGTCGCAATGGAGGTATTGGAAGGCGCGCGCCCTGTATGAGACCGGCGATGAAGAGCTCGCCAATCCGATCTGGCTGGATCTATCGAGTGAGTACAGCTATTACGGGTTTCTCGCAGCCGATCAGCTGGGGTTGCCATACTCAATCCATCAACCTGTTCCATCCATTCATCTGAATCATTCCGCAGACGTTGCGATGCTGGAGCCTGCGATACTGCGTATTCGGGAGTGGCTGGTCATGAACAAGCCCTACTCAGCCAGACGGGAATTGAAACGGCTCAAGGCAGCCAGAAGGGACGATGCGGATTTCTGGTATCACACAGCGATCCAGTTTCATCTGTGGGGCTGGCATGACGGTGCGATCCAGTCCAGTTACCGGACTGATCGCGCACGACTGCAGATGAACGTCACGCATCCGTCGCCATATGCCCACATTGTTCGCAGGGAGTCTCTTCGGCATGGTATTCCAGAACCGTGGATCTACTCGATCATGCGACAGGAAAGCAATTTCATACGCGATATTCGTTCCGGACGCGGGGCAACAGGACTCATGCAGCTGATGCACTCGACCGCCCGCATGACAGCCAACAAGAGTGGACTGAAAAAACCGAGTGTGGGCGATCTTCAACGCGCCGAAGTGAATATTCGACTCGGCGTGGCTTATTTCAAACAGCTGCTCGACCAAGCCGACTACAAGACGATTCAAGCAATTGCGGGATATAACGCCGGTCCGCGAAGAGCGAAAAAGTGGCAAAATTCCTTTCGCGCGTCTGATCCCGCAATCTGGGTAGAGACGATCGTATTCGACGAGACACGAAATTACGTCAAGAACATTCTGGTCAATTTCGTTGTTTATGAGCAGATTCACAACTCGCAGAGTGCGCGGGTCAGAGATTACCTCCAGCTACCGGACATACAGCACGCCAGCTCGTCGGAATGA
- a CDS encoding LysM peptidoglycan-binding domain-containing protein gives MKSTSLRGVLLALVVLLTFSVSGCQLFRAIFGFSPPAEAEMMTMEEPKEEVMDETEVTVEPLMVSDDIHVVSTGENLWNIAGMSSIYNDPFRWPLIYARNKSIEDADLIFPGQELSIQRDLSRDMIDAAVMHAKNRGAWSIGEVEASDTEYRASTM, from the coding sequence ATGAAATCCACTAGCCTACGCGGCGTATTACTTGCTCTTGTTGTGCTATTGACATTCAGCGTGTCAGGGTGTCAGCTTTTTCGGGCGATTTTTGGCTTTTCCCCTCCAGCAGAAGCTGAGATGATGACCATGGAGGAACCAAAGGAAGAAGTCATGGACGAAACTGAGGTTACAGTTGAACCGCTCATGGTTTCAGATGATATTCACGTTGTGTCGACTGGCGAAAATCTATGGAATATCGCTGGAATGTCATCAATTTACAATGACCCGTTCCGCTGGCCATTGATTTATGCCCGTAACAAGAGCATCGAAGATGCCGATCTGATCTTTCCCGGCCAGGAGTTGTCCATTCAACGTGACCTGAGTCGCGATATGATTGATGCAGCCGTCATGCACGCAAAGAATCGAGGTGCATGGTCAATCGGTGAAGTTGAGGCATCCGATACTGAGTATCGCGCGTCAACCATGTAA
- a CDS encoding rhodanese-like domain-containing protein codes for MTIPLVGSADSKPVGITPDIMSVPFDINGSTVSIERNQDNNATVNPAFAKTSRPCPPFCIQPSSLAVGVETIAEVELIALAKDMNDGNEDIIVIDSRTPDWVERGTIPTAMNVPWTNLNPAKGATPLEIAEILESVFNVTESEGLFDFSNCRTAVMFCNGMWCGQSPNNIKNLLRLGYPAHKIKWYRGGMQNWENLGLTTIHPNA; via the coding sequence GTGACAATACCGTTGGTCGGGTCGGCTGACTCCAAACCTGTAGGGATTACACCGGATATCATGTCGGTGCCCTTTGACATAAATGGCTCAACCGTCTCGATTGAGCGCAATCAGGATAACAATGCAACAGTGAATCCCGCGTTTGCGAAGACATCACGTCCCTGCCCGCCGTTTTGCATTCAGCCATCAAGTCTTGCCGTTGGTGTGGAAACCATCGCAGAAGTCGAATTGATTGCATTGGCGAAGGACATGAATGACGGTAATGAGGACATTATCGTTATTGATTCGCGTACGCCTGACTGGGTTGAGCGGGGCACCATCCCCACTGCCATGAATGTTCCGTGGACCAACCTGAATCCTGCGAAGGGCGCGACACCGCTGGAAATCGCAGAAATTCTTGAGTCGGTGTTCAACGTAACCGAGAGCGAGGGATTGTTTGATTTTTCCAACTGCCGCACTGCGGTCATGTTCTGCAATGGAATGTGGTGCGGTCAGTCACCGAACAACATCAAGAATCTGTTGCGACTGGGTTATCCCGCGCACAAGATCAAGTGGTATCGGGGTGGCATGCAGAATTGGGAGAATCTCGGATTGACGACCATTCACCCCAACGCATAA
- the rluD gene encoding 23S rRNA pseudouridine(1911/1915/1917) synthase RluD has translation MDIELSVPDQYRGYRLDKALALLLPDYSRTTIQSWLDAGRILLDEDTPSRRKIVSGGERLRVEIPQPERHDWLAEDIPLDIVFEDDHLLVIDKAPGMVVHPGAGNQCGTLLNALISHADSLSALPRAGIVHRLDKNTSGLLVVAKTETARLALVKQFKNRLAKRQYLAIVDGRLISGGTIDAPIGRHPRNRKKMTAGLGKDAISHYRIVSRYRMHTLLRVSLDTGRTHQIRVHFQHMGHPLVGDPEYGTRTKIPAAADETLVATLKGFRRQALHAETLSVNHPASNEQLKWHAGVPEDMRVLLVALKRDSVQPAIQSGYSKS, from the coding sequence TTGGACATCGAGCTATCCGTACCTGATCAATATCGCGGTTACAGACTGGATAAGGCACTTGCCCTGCTCCTGCCGGATTATTCGAGAACAACGATCCAGTCGTGGCTGGACGCCGGCAGGATTCTGTTGGATGAGGACACCCCATCGCGTCGGAAGATTGTTTCCGGCGGTGAGCGGCTTCGGGTTGAAATCCCCCAACCTGAGCGCCACGACTGGCTGGCCGAGGACATTCCGCTTGACATCGTGTTTGAAGATGATCATCTGCTTGTGATCGACAAGGCCCCGGGCATGGTGGTCCATCCTGGCGCTGGAAACCAGTGCGGCACTCTTCTGAACGCGCTGATCAGTCATGCAGATTCGCTGAGCGCTCTGCCGCGGGCCGGCATCGTCCATCGTCTCGACAAGAACACATCCGGGCTGCTCGTTGTCGCGAAGACCGAGACTGCACGACTCGCGCTCGTCAAGCAATTCAAGAATCGACTCGCCAAACGTCAATACCTCGCTATTGTCGATGGCAGACTGATTTCGGGCGGAACGATTGATGCACCCATAGGCCGGCATCCGCGCAACCGAAAGAAAATGACTGCGGGGCTGGGCAAAGACGCGATCAGTCACTATAGAATCGTCTCGCGCTACCGGATGCACACTTTGCTGCGGGTATCGCTTGACACCGGGCGAACCCATCAGATACGCGTGCATTTCCAGCACATGGGGCATCCCCTGGTCGGCGACCCGGAATACGGAACCAGGACAAAAATTCCAGCCGCTGCGGACGAGACGCTGGTGGCAACGCTGAAAGGTTTCCGCCGTCAGGCACTGCATGCCGAGACGCTGAGTGTCAACCACCCTGCATCCAATGAACAACTGAAGTGGCATGCGGGTGTACCTGAGGACATGCGGGTGCTGCTTGTTGCCCTGAAGCGAGACTCGGTGCAACCTGCGATACAGTCAGGCTATTCAAAGAGTTGA
- a CDS encoding DUF429 domain-containing protein, with amino-acid sequence MCAYFISADWSKDPTKRSVYVADIDKKSIQKKNPKTEYWNLKALLDLANSLRGSGPVLIGVDVVLGVSDGYWRMVREKSERHKPKNFVDWLSRIDPDSDFFHINTDSREWHVDRPWFRVPKGEGGLRSFTDLVCDGFRRCIDRATNAKPVFAVSGIPGVVGGATRCFWRELIPALTCGDREFTIWPFENDLSGLLHQDSIFLCETYPGIAYATALAEADELPTRRLIVSKTKREQRNEVCELLKEANWVKDNEIELGELEALVKNDDDFDAHLTAAAAMRCVIEKRRLTSRGWIDEIAEGSMLLVGTVNLAQRGRRFQP; translated from the coding sequence ATGTGCGCATATTTCATTTCTGCAGATTGGAGCAAAGATCCAACAAAACGATCAGTATACGTTGCAGATATAGATAAGAAATCGATTCAGAAGAAGAATCCAAAGACCGAGTATTGGAACCTTAAAGCATTGCTGGATCTCGCGAATTCTCTTCGGGGAAGCGGTCCCGTGCTGATCGGAGTCGACGTAGTACTAGGCGTTTCAGACGGATACTGGCGCATGGTTCGTGAAAAAAGTGAACGCCACAAACCCAAGAATTTCGTGGATTGGTTAAGTCGTATTGACCCCGACAGTGACTTCTTTCACATTAACACAGATTCGAGAGAGTGGCATGTCGATCGACCTTGGTTTCGTGTACCAAAGGGCGAAGGAGGACTTAGGTCATTCACAGATCTAGTGTGTGATGGGTTTCGTCGTTGTATTGATCGCGCAACAAACGCAAAGCCAGTTTTTGCCGTCAGTGGAATTCCAGGTGTCGTTGGTGGAGCAACCCGATGCTTCTGGCGCGAATTGATTCCAGCCCTCACCTGCGGCGATCGAGAATTTACAATTTGGCCATTCGAAAACGACCTGTCTGGTCTTCTCCACCAAGACAGTATTTTCCTATGTGAAACGTATCCCGGTATCGCCTATGCCACTGCGTTGGCGGAGGCGGACGAACTTCCCACACGCAGGCTTATCGTGTCTAAAACCAAACGAGAACAACGAAATGAAGTCTGTGAACTCCTTAAAGAAGCCAATTGGGTTAAAGATAACGAAATTGAACTTGGCGAACTTGAGGCACTGGTCAAGAACGATGATGACTTCGATGCTCACCTTACGGCCGCTGCTGCCATGCGCTGCGTTATTGAAAAAAGGCGTCTGACTAGTCGGGGCTGGATTGACGAAATTGCGGAGGGATCAATGCTCTTGGTTGGGACGGTCAACCTAGCCCAAAGGGGTCGTCGCTTCCAACCATAA